In Papaver somniferum cultivar HN1 chromosome 1, ASM357369v1, whole genome shotgun sequence, a genomic segment contains:
- the LOC113356439 gene encoding uncharacterized protein LOC113356439: MLNFDKSCVYFSHNLSPDYCDFLAGALQMSIVTDSEKYLGAPLLLGHSKLKSFDPIMQSFEARLKNYVSITLNQSGRSILIKSVLNSLPTYQMACFKIPTTLLSKLDSLQLNFWRDHKKGKGIKFVAWDSINQAKDLGGLGFRDLESFNTALICKLVRKIVTDDEELWVQILSAKYFEDCSILHLANLNENFSWIWRGIYKYHPPIPAEGLVNTVSYSYVSDLFIENTRSWNVHLIYYLFEKDCAEKIIDMSVPATGKDKLIWLPDRKGQFTVKSVYNVLSRGTNLTAGSNTVPAQVRKSLWKVQLPHKVKLFAWKCIRDIIPTRDKLSRYKNGIETL, translated from the exons ATGCTAAACTTTGATAAGTCTTGTGTTTATTTCAGCCATAATCTAAGCCCTGATTACTGTGACTTTCTTGCTGGAGCTCTTCAAATGTCTATTGTTACTGATTCTGAGAAATATTTAGGTGCTCCATTATTGCTAGGACACTCTAAGTTGAAATCCTTTGATCCCATTATGCAATCTTTTGAAGCTAGACTTAAAAATTATGTGAGTATCACTCTAAATCAATCTGGTAGGTCTATTTTGATTAAATCTGTTTTAAATTCTTTGCCAACCTATCAAATGGCTTGCTTTAAAATTCCTACAACTTTGCTTAGTAAACTTGATTCTCTCCAGCTAAATTTTTGGAGGGATCATAAGAAAGGTAAAGGCATCAAATTTGTAGCCTGGGATAGTATTAATCAAGCAAAAGATTTAGGAGGTTTAGGATTTAGAGACCTTGAATCTTTTAATACTGCTCTCATTTGCAAATTAGTTCGGAAAATTGTCACAGATGATGAGGAATTGTGGGTGCAAATTTTAAGTGCTAAATATTTTGAAGATTGCAGCATACTTCATTTGGCTAATCTCAATGAAAATTTCTCTTGGATTTGGAGGGGCATTTATAAAT ATCATCCTCCTATTCCAGCTGAAGGTTTAGTGAACACTGTTTCTTACTCCTATGTATCTGATCTTTTTATTGAGAACACTAGATCCTGGAATGTTCATTTAATCTATTATCTGTTTGAAAAGGATTGTGCTGAAAAAATTATTGATATGTCTGTGCCTGCTACTGGTAAGgacaaacttatttggttaccAGACAGAAAGGGTCAATTTACTGTTAAAAGTGTCTACAATGTTTTATCTAGGGGAACTAATCTTACCGCAGGTTCCAATACTGTCCCAGCTCAGGTTCGAAAATCTCTCTGGAAAGTTCAACTTCCTCATAAAGTAAAATTGTTTGCTTGGAAATGTATAAGGGACATTATTCCAACTAGAGACAAGCTTTCTAGATATAAGAATGGCATTGAGACACTGTAG